In Alloyangia pacifica, the following proteins share a genomic window:
- the pepN gene encoding aminopeptidase N has translation MKDASPQTIYLKDYTPFGWTAEEVHLTFVLAPSATRVRSRIRFAPNPDAPKQDFFLHGEQIKPISFAIDGAPVTPEVTDTGLTCAVPEGAFTWESEVEIAPVENFALEGLYMSNGMYCTQCEAEGFRKITYYPDRPDVMSVFTVRIEGDERVKLSNGNPQGSGEGWAEWHDPWPKPAYLFALVAGDLVNHPGSFTTLSGREVELNLWVRPGDEGKCAFGMEALKKSMKWDEEVYGREYDLDIFNIVAVDDFNMGAMENKGLNIFNSSAVLASPETATDANFERIEAIIAHEYFHNWTGNRITCRDWFQLCLKEGLTVFRDAQFTSDMRGEEVKRISDVIDLRGRQFPEDQGPLSHPVRPESFQEINNFYTATVYEKGAEVIGMLKTLVGDEAYAKALDLYFERHDGDAATIEDWLKVFEDATGRDLTQFKRWYSQAGTPHVAVSEAFADGTYTLTLKQHTPPTPGQPDKAPQVIPVAVGLLSPNGDEVQPTTVLELTEAEQSFTFDGLSAKPVPSILRGFSAPVVLDRETSREERAFLLAHDTDSFNRWEANRDLARECLVAMITEGAEPDTAWLDGLEAVIRDSALDPAYRALMLGTPTQSELAQVLHQRGVTPDPDAIWTATEVLKKTRAERWSQLLPQLAEEAKVTEPYQPDAEQSGKRALGGAVLALTSRLDGGDAAKAQFESADNMTLQLSALAFLVQAGAGEDALAKFRAQWNGDRLVMDKWFALQVAASGPSETADRAKALTEDPDFDWKNPNRFRAVMGGLAMNHAGFHRIDGAGYRLLADWLIRLDEKNPQTTARMCSAFQTWKRYDETRRGMMQAELEKIAAKPGLSRDVTEMVTRLLS, from the coding sequence ATGAAGGACGCAAGCCCACAGACCATCTACCTCAAGGATTACACCCCCTTCGGCTGGACCGCCGAAGAGGTGCATCTGACCTTCGTGCTTGCGCCCTCGGCGACCCGCGTGCGCTCGCGCATCCGCTTTGCACCCAACCCCGACGCGCCGAAGCAGGATTTCTTCCTGCACGGTGAGCAGATCAAGCCGATCTCCTTCGCCATCGACGGCGCCCCGGTCACCCCCGAGGTCACCGACACCGGCCTCACCTGCGCCGTGCCCGAGGGTGCCTTTACCTGGGAATCCGAGGTCGAGATCGCGCCGGTCGAGAACTTTGCGCTGGAAGGTCTCTACATGTCGAACGGCATGTATTGCACGCAATGCGAGGCAGAGGGCTTTCGCAAGATCACCTACTACCCCGACCGTCCCGACGTGATGTCGGTCTTCACCGTGCGCATCGAGGGCGACGAAAGGGTCAAATTGTCGAACGGCAATCCGCAGGGTTCCGGCGAGGGGTGGGCCGAGTGGCACGATCCGTGGCCGAAGCCCGCGTATCTTTTCGCGCTCGTGGCCGGCGATCTGGTCAACCATCCCGGCAGCTTCACCACCCTGTCGGGCCGCGAGGTCGAGCTGAACCTCTGGGTGCGCCCTGGCGACGAGGGCAAATGCGCCTTCGGCATGGAGGCGCTGAAGAAGTCGATGAAGTGGGATGAGGAGGTCTATGGCCGCGAGTACGACCTCGACATCTTCAACATCGTCGCCGTCGACGATTTCAACATGGGCGCGATGGAGAACAAGGGGCTGAACATCTTCAACTCCTCCGCCGTGCTCGCCTCGCCCGAGACCGCCACCGATGCCAATTTCGAGCGCATCGAGGCGATCATCGCGCATGAGTATTTCCACAACTGGACCGGCAACCGCATCACCTGCCGCGACTGGTTCCAGCTGTGCCTGAAAGAGGGGCTGACGGTGTTCCGCGACGCGCAGTTCACCTCCGACATGCGCGGCGAGGAGGTCAAGCGCATCTCGGACGTGATCGACCTGCGCGGCCGCCAGTTCCCCGAGGACCAGGGGCCGCTCTCGCACCCGGTGCGCCCCGAGAGCTTCCAGGAGATCAACAACTTCTACACCGCCACCGTCTACGAGAAGGGTGCCGAGGTGATCGGCATGCTCAAGACGCTGGTCGGGGACGAGGCTTACGCCAAGGCGCTCGACCTTTACTTCGAACGCCACGACGGCGATGCCGCCACCATCGAGGACTGGCTGAAGGTCTTCGAGGATGCCACCGGACGCGACCTGACCCAGTTCAAGCGCTGGTACTCGCAGGCGGGCACCCCGCATGTGGCGGTCTCCGAGGCCTTCGCGGACGGCACTTACACGCTGACCCTCAAGCAGCACACGCCCCCCACCCCCGGCCAGCCCGACAAGGCGCCGCAGGTGATCCCGGTGGCTGTCGGCCTGCTCTCGCCCAACGGCGACGAGGTGCAGCCGACCACCGTGCTTGAGCTGACAGAGGCGGAGCAGAGCTTCACCTTCGACGGCCTCAGCGCCAAACCCGTGCCCTCGATCCTGCGCGGCTTCTCGGCCCCGGTGGTGCTGGACCGAGAGACGAGCCGCGAGGAACGCGCCTTCCTGCTCGCCCATGACACCGACAGCTTCAACCGCTGGGAAGCCAACCGCGATCTGGCGCGCGAGTGCCTCGTGGCGATGATCACCGAGGGCGCCGAGCCCGACACCGCCTGGCTCGACGGGCTCGAAGCGGTGATCCGCGACAGCGCGCTCGATCCGGCCTATCGCGCGCTGATGCTGGGCACGCCGACGCAATCCGAACTGGCGCAGGTGCTGCACCAGCGCGGCGTGACGCCGGACCCCGACGCGATCTGGACCGCCACCGAAGTGCTCAAGAAGACCCGCGCCGAGCGCTGGTCGCAGCTGCTGCCGCAGCTCGCCGAGGAAGCCAAGGTCACCGAGCCGTACCAGCCCGATGCCGAGCAATCCGGCAAGCGCGCCCTTGGCGGCGCGGTGCTGGCGCTGACCTCGCGTCTCGATGGCGGCGACGCGGCCAAGGCGCAGTTCGAGAGCGCCGACAACATGACCCTGCAGCTCTCGGCGCTGGCCTTCCTCGTGCAGGCGGGTGCGGGCGAGGACGCGCTCGCGAAGTTCCGCGCCCAGTGGAATGGCGACCGGCTGGTGATGGACAAGTGGTTCGCCCTGCAGGTCGCCGCCTCTGGCCCCTCCGAGACCGCAGACCGCGCCAAGGCTCTGACCGAGGATCCGGACTTCGACTGGAAGAACCCCAACCGCTTCCGCGCGGTGATGGGCGGTCTGGCGATGAACCACGCCGGCTTCCACCGCATAGACGGCGCCGGCTACCGGCTGCTCGCCGACTGGCTCATCAGGCTGGACGAGAAGAACCCGCAGACCACCGCGCGCATGTGCTCGGCTTTCCAGACTTGGAAGCGCTATGATGAGACCCGCCGCGGCATGATGCAGGCCGAACTCGAGAAGATCGCCGCCAAGCCCGGTCTCTCGCGCGACGTGACCGAGATGGTCACCCGGCTGCTGTCATGA
- a CDS encoding efflux RND transporter permease subunit, which produces MTGIVDWAAERARMVLAFIVLSIVAGAFAYLTLPKEGEPDIEIPALFVSVPFPGISAEDAETLMVKPMETELSDIDGLDKISGVASEGYAGVAMEFEFGWNRTETMAEVRDAMTKAQAKFPEGAEQYTISEINFSEFPIIIVSLTGPLPERTMARVAKDLQDRVEALDSVLEAGIAGNRDEMVEVVIDPLKLESYNVTASELIQTVQNNNQLIAAGEVRSERGTFSVKIPSSFREPQDIFDLPIKVNGDRVVTLGDLADIRLTFEDRTGTARFNGDTAVALQVVKRKGYNLIDTASAVRATVAEAQKGWPEELQATVAVEESNDQSRIVDSMVSQLEGAVLTAIALVMIVVLGSLGTRAALLVGFAIPTSFLLCFVLLAIMGISVSNIVMFGLILAVGMLVDGAIVVVEYADKRISDGVGPMHAYVEAAKRMFWPVVSSTATTLCAFLPMLFWPGVAGEFMGMLPVTLIFVLSASLIVALVYLPVMGGVSGRFSRALHNASLTLRKRVEGWPARAALVPVALAGMLLGALLVLNPSFLGVTLIEGRGARVPGIVIFLLFAVMASITLDAAQIERKRNKVRKTYRRTFFGRLIHFVTGNPVMPLVTIGGVIFFVISVFGYYGQNNNGTEFFTESEPEQAIVYVRARGNLSLAEKDALVKRAETIVLQHPGIETAFAFAGDGGLESNTGGAQPPTDTIGQIQLEVVPWEDRRDRPELDGDLVLAELSEQLATIPGIQTEILNLAMGPASAKPVHLRLKGDNWDDLLAATETARAEFDAMEGLRLIEDTRPLPGIDWQIDVDVEEAGRYGADVATVGAMVQLVTRGVTLDTMPVDSSDEEIDIRVRLPEQDRVLSTLDTLRVRTSDGLIPLSHFITRTPVPKLAEINREGRKRYFDVKAGVADGLVKFTLGGQTLGYGRETGDGALTLHGTAYEITRTEDGTSGDAIREAAASGALSTVPVTPNERIATLSSLLESTEFPPGISWEWTGDQEEEAESQAFLTQAFAAALGLMFIILLAQFNSFYNSVLVLLAVVLSTAGVFLGMIVLDQTFSIIMSGTGVVALAGIVVNNNIVLIDTFQDYSRYMPRLEAIVRTAEDRIRPVLLTTITTIAGLFPMMIGLSLDFFGGGYSINAPTSLWWKPLASAVVFGLSVATVLTLVFTPAMLALRVWLSTYAHWIARLLAIASFGRGSRAARDWALQREARKVKAPLILWDDPDAEGSGRPGANTTMRAAE; this is translated from the coding sequence GTGACCGGCATCGTCGACTGGGCGGCAGAGCGCGCCCGCATGGTGCTGGCCTTCATCGTCCTGTCGATTGTCGCGGGGGCCTTCGCCTATCTCACCCTGCCCAAGGAGGGCGAGCCCGACATCGAGATCCCGGCGCTTTTCGTGTCGGTCCCCTTCCCCGGCATCTCGGCCGAGGACGCCGAGACGCTGATGGTCAAGCCGATGGAGACCGAGCTTTCGGACATCGACGGGCTCGACAAGATCAGCGGCGTCGCCTCGGAAGGCTACGCCGGGGTCGCCATGGAGTTCGAATTCGGCTGGAACCGCACCGAGACCATGGCCGAGGTCCGCGACGCGATGACCAAGGCGCAGGCCAAGTTCCCCGAGGGCGCCGAGCAATACACCATCTCCGAGATCAACTTCTCGGAGTTCCCGATCATCATCGTCTCGCTCACCGGCCCCCTGCCCGAGCGCACCATGGCGCGGGTCGCCAAGGACCTGCAGGACCGGGTCGAGGCGCTGGATTCGGTGCTGGAAGCCGGGATCGCCGGCAACCGCGACGAGATGGTCGAGGTGGTGATCGACCCGCTGAAGCTGGAAAGCTACAATGTCACCGCCAGCGAGCTGATCCAGACCGTCCAGAACAACAACCAGCTCATCGCCGCGGGCGAGGTGCGCTCCGAGCGCGGCACCTTCTCGGTGAAGATCCCCTCGAGCTTCCGCGAGCCGCAAGACATCTTCGACCTGCCGATCAAGGTGAATGGCGACCGGGTGGTGACGCTGGGCGATCTGGCGGACATCCGCCTCACCTTCGAGGACCGCACCGGCACCGCGCGTTTCAACGGCGACACCGCGGTGGCGCTGCAGGTGGTCAAGCGCAAGGGCTACAACCTCATCGACACCGCCAGCGCCGTGCGCGCGACCGTGGCCGAGGCCCAGAAGGGCTGGCCTGAAGAGCTGCAGGCAACGGTGGCGGTCGAAGAGAGCAACGACCAGTCGCGCATCGTCGATTCCATGGTCAGCCAGCTCGAGGGCGCGGTGCTGACCGCCATCGCGCTGGTGATGATCGTGGTGCTGGGCTCGCTCGGCACCCGCGCGGCGCTGCTGGTGGGCTTCGCCATCCCGACGTCGTTCCTGCTCTGCTTCGTGCTGCTGGCAATCATGGGCATCAGCGTGTCCAACATCGTCATGTTCGGCCTGATCCTTGCCGTCGGCATGCTGGTCGACGGCGCCATCGTGGTGGTCGAATACGCCGACAAGCGCATCTCGGACGGCGTCGGGCCGATGCACGCCTATGTCGAGGCGGCCAAGCGGATGTTCTGGCCCGTCGTCAGCTCGACCGCGACCACCCTTTGCGCCTTCCTGCCGATGCTGTTCTGGCCCGGGGTCGCGGGCGAGTTCATGGGCATGCTGCCGGTGACGCTGATCTTTGTGCTCTCGGCCTCGCTGATCGTGGCGCTGGTCTACCTGCCGGTGATGGGCGGCGTCTCGGGCCGGTTCTCGCGCGCGCTGCACAACGCCTCGCTGACGCTGCGCAAGCGCGTCGAGGGCTGGCCGGCCCGCGCGGCGCTGGTGCCGGTGGCGCTGGCCGGGATGCTGCTCGGCGCGCTGCTGGTGCTGAACCCCTCCTTCCTCGGGGTCACGCTGATCGAGGGGCGCGGCGCCCGGGTGCCGGGGATCGTGATCTTCCTGCTCTTTGCCGTGATGGCCTCGATCACCCTTGATGCGGCGCAGATCGAGCGCAAACGCAACAAGGTCCGCAAGACCTACCGCCGGACGTTCTTCGGGCGTTTGATCCATTTTGTCACCGGCAACCCGGTGATGCCGCTGGTGACAATCGGCGGGGTGATCTTCTTCGTGATCTCGGTCTTCGGCTACTACGGGCAGAACAACAACGGCACCGAGTTCTTCACCGAGAGCGAGCCCGAGCAGGCCATCGTCTACGTCCGCGCCCGTGGCAACCTGTCGCTGGCCGAGAAGGACGCCCTGGTCAAACGGGCGGAAACCATCGTCCTGCAGCATCCGGGCATCGAGACCGCCTTTGCCTTTGCCGGCGATGGTGGGCTTGAATCGAACACCGGCGGCGCACAGCCGCCCACCGACACGATCGGGCAGATCCAGCTCGAGGTGGTGCCATGGGAGGACCGCCGCGACCGGCCCGAGCTCGACGGCGATCTCGTACTGGCCGAGTTGAGCGAGCAACTCGCCACCATTCCCGGCATCCAGACCGAGATCCTCAACCTCGCCATGGGGCCCGCCTCGGCCAAGCCGGTGCATCTTCGGCTGAAAGGCGACAACTGGGACGACCTGCTGGCCGCGACCGAAACGGCGCGGGCCGAGTTCGACGCCATGGAAGGCCTGCGGCTGATCGAGGACACCCGCCCCCTGCCCGGCATCGACTGGCAGATCGACGTCGACGTGGAAGAGGCCGGGCGCTACGGCGCCGATGTCGCCACCGTCGGCGCAATGGTGCAGCTCGTCACCCGCGGGGTGACGCTCGACACCATGCCGGTGGACAGTTCGGACGAAGAAATCGACATCCGCGTGCGCCTTCCCGAGCAGGACCGGGTGCTCTCGACCCTCGACACCCTGCGCGTCCGGACCAGCGACGGGCTGATCCCGCTGTCGCATTTCATCACCCGTACCCCGGTGCCCAAGCTCGCCGAGATCAACCGCGAGGGCCGCAAGCGCTACTTTGACGTCAAGGCGGGTGTGGCCGATGGGCTGGTGAAATTCACCTTGGGCGGCCAGACGCTCGGCTACGGGCGCGAGACCGGTGACGGCGCGCTGACGCTGCATGGCACGGCCTATGAGATCACCCGCACGGAGGACGGCACCAGCGGCGATGCCATCCGCGAGGCCGCCGCAAGCGGCGCGCTTTCGACGGTGCCGGTCACGCCAAACGAGCGCATCGCCACCCTCTCGAGCCTTCTGGAAAGCACCGAGTTCCCCCCGGGCATCAGCTGGGAATGGACCGGCGACCAGGAGGAGGAGGCGGAAAGCCAGGCTTTCCTGACCCAGGCCTTCGCCGCCGCGCTGGGGCTGATGTTCATCATCCTGCTGGCGCAGTTCAACAGCTTCTACAATTCGGTGCTGGTGCTGCTTGCAGTGGTGCTTTCGACCGCCGGGGTGTTCCTCGGGATGATCGTGCTCGACCAGACCTTCTCGATCATCATGTCCGGCACGGGGGTCGTGGCGCTCGCCGGGATCGTGGTGAACAACAACATCGTGCTGATCGACACCTTCCAGGACTATTCGCGCTACATGCCGCGGCTCGAAGCCATCGTGCGCACCGCCGAGGACCGCATCCGCCCGGTGCTTTTGACGACGATCACCACCATCGCAGGCCTCTTCCCGATGATGATCGGTCTCAGCCTCGACTTCTTCGGCGGCGGCTATTCGATCAACGCGCCGACCTCGCTGTGGTGGAAGCCGCTGGCCTCGGCGGTGGTCTTCGGCCTGTCGGTGGCCACGGTACTGACGCTGGTCTTCACCCCCGCCATGCTGGCGCTGCGGGTGTGGCTCTCGACCTACGCCCATTGGATCGCGCGGCTGTTGGCCATCGCCTCCTTCGGGCGCGGCAGCCGCGCGGCGCGGGACTGGGCCCTCCAGCGCGAGGCCCGCAAGGTGAAGGCCCCGCTGATCCTCTGGGACGATCCCGACGCCGAGGGCAGTGGCAGGCCGGGCGCGAACACGACCATGCGCGCGGCCGAATAA
- a CDS encoding transglycosylase SLT domain-containing protein, whose amino-acid sequence MGKFPAMLNRFIPALAALMIAPMAQANTGPAPVTQAAFAVAAPTMPLVSRDAMSGTPESLLAVSASPRPLARRMSIPKARWGTTGGRSTWSLAVLSSLRGHANALPDVVPADIDTWCPAYESGSREQREAFWLGLVSALVKHESTFRPTAVGGGGKWIGLMQILPSTARLYGCQATTVDGLKDPRANLSCGLRIMARTVARDGVVSANMRGVAADWGPFHSRKKREDMIAWTRAQGYCTGMGRSLRPVGRPASLLPGIMASNELGAATRPLARSRALDASYANTFISTKGQLLESDG is encoded by the coding sequence GTGGGCAAGTTCCCCGCCATGCTGAACCGTTTCATTCCTGCCCTTGCGGCGCTCATGATAGCGCCGATGGCCCAAGCGAATACCGGCCCTGCACCCGTCACGCAGGCCGCCTTCGCGGTTGCGGCCCCAACGATGCCCCTGGTCTCGCGCGACGCGATGTCGGGGACCCCGGAGTCGCTGCTGGCAGTGTCCGCCTCGCCCCGCCCGCTGGCCCGGCGCATGTCCATCCCCAAGGCCCGTTGGGGCACCACGGGAGGGCGCAGCACCTGGTCGCTCGCGGTACTCTCGTCGCTGCGTGGCCATGCCAACGCACTCCCAGACGTGGTGCCGGCGGACATCGACACATGGTGCCCGGCCTACGAGAGTGGATCGCGCGAGCAGCGCGAGGCCTTCTGGCTGGGCCTCGTCTCGGCGCTGGTCAAGCACGAGAGCACCTTCAGGCCCACCGCCGTGGGCGGCGGCGGCAAGTGGATCGGCCTCATGCAGATCCTGCCCTCGACCGCGCGGCTCTACGGCTGCCAGGCAACCACGGTGGATGGTCTCAAGGACCCGCGGGCCAATCTCTCCTGCGGTCTGCGCATCATGGCGCGCACCGTCGCCCGCGATGGCGTGGTCAGCGCCAACATGCGGGGCGTGGCCGCCGACTGGGGGCCGTTCCACTCGCGCAAGAAGCGCGAGGACATGATCGCCTGGACCCGCGCGCAGGGCTATTGCACTGGCATGGGCCGCTCGCTGCGCCCGGTCGGGCGTCCGGCGAGCCTTCTGCCCGGCATCATGGCCTCGAACGAGCTCGGCGCGGCCACTCGCCCGCTGGCCCGCTCGCGCGCGCTCGATGCGAGCTATGCCAACACCTTCATCTCCACCAAGGGGCAACTGCTGGAGAGCGACGGCTGA
- a CDS encoding SDR family oxidoreductase — MSRLLLVTGGSAGIGAATCRLAPARGWERVVVHFGRDRDGAEAVAEEVRAEGAEAHVIGADVSDPAQVAELFAELTALAPGPLDLVNNAGIVAPTASLADLTPERVRRVFEVNVFGAIEVARQAVAYMRAHAGGGVVNVSSVAARLGSARQYMDYAASKGAIDTFTLGLADELASEGIRVNAVRPGLIETAIHAKGGEPDRLARIGHTPPLGRAGSAEEVAESILWLLSGRAGYVTRSILDVGGGR, encoded by the coding sequence ATGAGCCGGCTGCTGCTGGTCACCGGCGGCAGCGCCGGCATCGGGGCGGCAACCTGCCGCCTCGCCCCCGCCCGTGGTTGGGAGCGCGTCGTGGTCCACTTTGGCCGTGACCGGGACGGCGCCGAAGCGGTAGCCGAGGAGGTCCGCGCCGAGGGCGCCGAGGCGCATGTCATCGGCGCGGATGTCTCCGATCCCGCGCAGGTGGCCGAGCTTTTTGCCGAGCTGACCGCGCTGGCGCCGGGGCCGCTCGACCTGGTCAACAACGCCGGGATCGTCGCGCCCACGGCATCGCTCGCCGATCTGACCCCCGAGCGGGTCCGGCGGGTGTTCGAGGTCAACGTCTTTGGCGCCATCGAGGTCGCCCGGCAGGCGGTGGCCTACATGCGCGCCCACGCGGGCGGCGGCGTGGTCAACGTCTCGTCGGTAGCGGCCCGGCTGGGATCGGCGCGGCAATACATGGATTACGCCGCCTCCAAGGGTGCGATCGACACCTTCACGCTGGGTCTCGCCGACGAGCTGGCCTCCGAGGGCATAAGGGTGAACGCGGTGCGTCCCGGGCTGATCGAAACCGCTATCCATGCCAAGGGCGGCGAGCCCGACCGGCTCGCCCGCATCGGCCACACCCCGCCGCTGGGCCGCGCTGGCTCTGCCGAGGAGGTCGCCGAGAGCATCCTGTGGCTGCTGTCGGGGCGCGCGGGATATGTTACGCGCAGCATCCTCGACGTCGGCGGTGGGCGTTGA
- a CDS encoding efflux RND transporter periplasmic adaptor subunit, with amino-acid sequence MKLISILTAVIVAAALYAVVLDRERLMGWARGGAKEEPEDMATETAAAPAATEAPAADSSLPGAVSVMARHSRAQQIDDAVLLRGETQPSREVEVLSEAAGRVISAPLRKGTLVEEGEVLCKLDPGTTGAALIEAEARLAEARAQRPQVEASLPEAEALLAQAEADVAEAEINLTAARELSQGGYSSRTSVASAEAKMRAAEASVRSAEAGLEAARAGTDSLEASIQSAEAAVASARKAVGNLTITAPFGGVLESDTAELGLLMNPSSNASCAHILQLDPIRLVGYAPEADVARIHLGARAAAQLTGGETRVGKVTFVSRQADETTRTFRIEVTLENPDLTLRAGQTARILIEADGAMAHLLPQSALTLNDEGRMGLRTVSAEQTAQFVPVSILRDSPEGVWIAGLPDSVDVITLGQEYVTDGVPVAPSYQEILQ; translated from the coding sequence ATGAAACTGATTTCGATCCTCACCGCCGTCATCGTCGCGGCAGCCCTTTACGCGGTGGTGCTCGACCGCGAGCGGCTGATGGGCTGGGCCCGCGGCGGCGCGAAGGAGGAGCCGGAGGATATGGCGACCGAGACCGCCGCCGCACCCGCCGCGACCGAGGCCCCCGCCGCCGATAGCTCCCTCCCCGGGGCCGTCTCGGTCATGGCCCGCCATTCGCGGGCCCAGCAGATCGACGACGCCGTGCTGCTGCGCGGCGAGACCCAGCCCTCGCGCGAGGTCGAGGTGCTCTCGGAAGCCGCCGGCCGGGTGATCTCGGCGCCGCTGCGCAAGGGCACGCTGGTCGAGGAAGGCGAGGTGCTCTGCAAGCTCGACCCCGGCACCACCGGCGCCGCGCTGATCGAGGCCGAAGCCCGTCTGGCCGAGGCCCGGGCGCAGCGCCCGCAGGTCGAGGCCTCGCTGCCGGAAGCCGAGGCGCTGCTGGCGCAGGCCGAAGCCGATGTGGCCGAGGCCGAGATCAACCTCACCGCCGCCCGCGAGCTGTCGCAGGGTGGCTATTCCTCGCGCACCTCCGTCGCCTCTGCCGAGGCCAAGATGCGCGCCGCCGAGGCCAGCGTGCGCAGCGCCGAGGCCGGGCTGGAAGCCGCCCGCGCCGGAACCGACAGCCTCGAGGCCTCGATCCAGAGCGCCGAGGCCGCCGTCGCAAGCGCCCGCAAGGCGGTCGGGAACCTGACCATCACCGCGCCCTTCGGCGGCGTGCTGGAAAGCGACACCGCCGAGCTCGGCCTGCTGATGAACCCCTCCTCCAACGCCAGTTGCGCGCATATCCTGCAGCTCGACCCGATCCGGCTGGTGGGCTACGCGCCCGAGGCCGATGTCGCCCGCATCCACCTCGGCGCGCGTGCCGCGGCGCAGCTGACCGGCGGCGAGACACGGGTGGGCAAGGTCACCTTCGTCTCGCGGCAGGCTGACGAGACCACCCGCACCTTCCGCATCGAGGTCACGCTCGAGAACCCCGACCTGACGCTGCGCGCCGGGCAGACCGCGCGCATCCTCATCGAGGCCGACGGCGCGATGGCGCACCTGCTGCCGCAGAGCGCGCTCACGCTGAACGACGAGGGGCGCATGGGCCTGCGCACGGTGAGCGCCGAGCAGACCGCGCAATTCGTGCCGGTGAGCATCCTGCGCGACTCGCCCGAGGGGGTCTGGATCGCCGGGCTGCCGGACAGCGTCGACGTCATCACCCTCGGGCAGGAATACGTCACCGACGGCGTGCCGGTCGCGCCGAGCTATCAGGAGATCCTCCAGTGA